In a single window of the Nicotiana tomentosiformis chromosome 10, ASM39032v3, whole genome shotgun sequence genome:
- the LOC104099690 gene encoding uncharacterized protein: protein MEDILTEIPPPSRFFLEDLNNFCPPSPPLPSPFLLFSTPNQEKYSRPSLLIIAMSSPSLQVFHHVSSKTLVGTLILPEIPFSGNSVEPSLKDKSCNIYALNEADNLIMIVSVQYPVTAERSHAVAKLLIGEQIIPEKVLILDSIRSNNFRGKLSPDEAFAFKLESSAERKAKADGRQDSPLVKCTDYLPSGSVVDGLAAALLSRCQLNKIRGTLCVSWPEAGISVISLVKSLLLKDVLSGVNHINVGDLEEEFLKLGRNKDFLLDSELYT from the coding sequence ATGGAAGACATACTAACGGAAATCCCTCCACCTTCAAGGTTCTTTTTGGAAGATCTGAACAACTTTTGTCCACCGTCTCCTCCTCTTCCCTCTCCATTCCTGTTGTTTTCAACTCCTAACCAGGAGAAATATTCTCGCCCTTCTCTCCTCATCATTGCCATGTCTTCTCCATCGCTTCAAGTTTTTCATCATGTGTCCTCCAAAACCCTTGTCGGAACTCTTATCCTTCCTGAAATCCCATTCTCTGGCAATTCAGTCGAGCCCTCTCTTAAAGACAAATCGTGCAATATATATGCCCTGAATGAAGCTGATAACTTGATTATGATTGTGTCCGTACAATATCCAGTTACTGCAGAGAGATCTCATGCAGTGGCAAAGCTACTGATTGGAGAACAGATTATTCCAGAAAAGGTCTTAATCCTGGACTCCATTCGTAGTAATAACTTTCGAGGAAAACTTTCACCTGATGAAGCGTTTGCATTTAAGCTGGAATCATCTGCAGAGAGAAAAGCAAAGGCTGATGGACGTCAAGATTCACCACTGGTAAAATGCACAGACTATCTTCCATCAGGAAGCGTTGTCGATGGCTTGGCAGCTGCTTTATTGAGCCGATGTCAGTTAAATAAGATCAGAGGAACACTGTGTGTTTCATGGCCTGAAGCTGGTATTTCAGTTATATCACTTGTTAaatctctactgctcaaggatGTCCTGTCCGGCGTGAATCATATTAACGTTGGGGATCTTGAGGAGGAATTCCTAAAATTAGGTAGGAATAAGGATTTccttcttgattctgaactctATACATGA
- the LOC138900313 gene encoding uncharacterized protein, which translates to MGRDIEYNVKVDEIFCLYCYLFKNEHGGHGKVEDSFTKSSFRAWNKVTERLNAHIGEVNSLHNRCFKMMKDLINQEQSILTSFDKQSEKIKSDYRVRLNASIDVARFLLKQGMSFRGHDEDETSTKRENFVELLQWYADRDDEVKKVVLQSAPQNNMMIAPNIQKEIVNACAKEIIKAIDEDLNGD; encoded by the coding sequence atgggtcgtgacatagaATATAATGTTAAAGTTGATGAAATATTTTGCTTATATTGTTACTTGTTTAAAAATGAGCATGGAGGACATGGAAAAGTTGAAGATTCTTTCACAAAAAGTAGTTTTAGAGCTTGGAATAAAGTTACAGAAAGGCTTAACGCACATATTGGAGAGGTGAATAGTCTTCACAATCGGTGTTTTAAGATGATGAAAGATTTAATTAATCAAGAACAATCAATTCTAACCTCTTTTGACAAGCAGTCTGAAAAAATTAAAAGTGATTATCGAGTTCGGTTGAATGCTTCGATTGATGTGGCAAGATTTCTTTTAAAACAAGGAATGTCTTTCCGGGGCCACGATGAAGATGAAACTTCTACTAAAAGAGAAAACTTTGTAGAACTCTTACAATGGTATGCAGATAGGGATGATGAAGTGAAAAAAGTTGTGCTACAAAGTGCTCCACAAAATAACATGATGATTGCTCCAAATATCCAAAAAGAGATCGTGAATGCTTGTGCAAAAGAAATAATTAAAGCAATAGATGAAGATTTAAATGGAGATtaa
- the LOC138900314 gene encoding uncharacterized protein — protein sequence MQGEINGLKTLILKDNPSAYCIHCFAHQLQLTLVAVAKKYCDVDQFFDIVAYVLNIVGRSGLNQDLGLQRPGDTRWGSHFKTVRNFIALFSSFINVLEFLASEGANYLERSVAKSLVNDIRSFEFVHMMHLMLKLVAITNDSNMALQRKNQDIVNAMKLVGFAKRQL from the exons ATGCAAGGAGAAATCAATGGTCTTAAAACTTTAATTCTGAAAGATAATCCTTCGGCATATTGTATACATTGCTTTGCCCATCAATTGCAATTGACTCTTGTAGCCGTTGCAAAAAAATATTGTGATGTAGATCAATTTTTTGATATTGTTGCTTATGTCTTGAATATTGTTGGAA GAAGTGGACTAAATCAAGATCTTGGACTCCAAAGGCCAGGTGATACCCGATGGGGTTCTCATTTTAAGACAGTGCGTAACTTTATTGCATTATTCTCGTCATTCATTAATGTACTTGAGTTTCTTGCAAGTGAGGGTGCAAATTATCTTGAGAGATCAGTGGCAAAAAGTCTAGTGAATGACATAAGATCTTTTGAGTTTGTGCATATGATGCATTTGATGTTAAAATTAGTAGCAATCACAAATGATTCGAATATGGCTTTGCAAAGAAAAAATCAGGATATTGTAAATGCTATGAAGCTTGTTGGTTTCGCCAAGAGGCAATTGTAA
- the LOC138900315 gene encoding uncharacterized protein — protein MRESKWESLIDGASSFCAKHDIMIPKMDKNYHLGKPKRRSSSVTYAYHFRDEVFNTVIDLQLSELNRRFDAVNSNLLLGMASLSPDNSFANYDKDRIMKLATLYPHEFSGSKLEDLSYELDNYILFVKKTMISLT, from the coding sequence ATGAGAGAATCTAAATGGGAATCTTTGATAGATGGCGCCTCTTCATTTTGTGCCAAGCATGATATTATGATCCCTAAAATGGATAAGAACTATCATCTTGGAAAGCCAAAGCGTAGGAGTTCAAGTGTTACATATGCTTATCATTTCCGTGACGAAGTTTTTAATACTGTTATTGATTTGCAACTTTCGGAGCTTAACCGTCGTTTTGATGCGGTGAATAGTAATCTACTTCTTGGTATGGCTAGTTTGAGTCCGGATAATTCTTTTGCAAATTATGATAAAGACAGAATTATGAAACTTGCTACGCTTTATCCTCATGAGTTTAGTGGTTCAAAGCTTGAAGATCTCAGTTACGAGCTTGACAACTATATTCTCTTTGTGAAGAAGACAATGATTTCTCTAACTTGA
- the LOC104099691 gene encoding ASC1-like protein encodes MGMLQIGSFLNWEYESYPAYEDFAVLPLFAFFFPTVRFLLDRFVFEKVARRLIFGKGQERIENETDDRRKKIRKFKESAWKCIYFLSAEVFALVVTYNEPWLTETKYFWVGPGDQVWPDQMYKSKLKALYMYSGGFYAYSIFALIFWETRRSDFGVSMSHHVATAILIAFSYISRFARVGSVVLALHDASDIFLEIGKMSKYSGAEALASFSFILFVLSWIVLRLTYFPFWVLWSTSYEVLQTLDKEKHKVDGPIYYYIFNSLLFCLMVLHIYWWVLIYRMLVKQIQARGQLSEDVRSDSEDEHED; translated from the exons ATGGGTATGCTTCAAATTGGGAGTTTTCTTAATTGGGAATATGAATCTTACCCTGCATATGAAGATTTCGCTGTTCTTCCATTGTTTGCCTTCTTCTTTCCCACTGTCAGATTCTTGCTTGATAGATTTGTTTTTGAG AAAGTGGCCAGAAGGTTAATATTTGGGAAAGGACAAGAAAGGATAGAAAATGAGACTGATGATCGGAGGAAAAAGATACGGAAATTCAAGGAATCAGCATGGAAATGTATATATTTTCTCTCTGCGGAAGTTTTTGCACTTGTGGTGACATACAATGAGCCTTGGTTGACAGAAACCAAATACTTTTGGGTAGGGCCCGGTGATCAGGTCTGGCCTGACCAGATGTACAA GTCCAAACTGAAGGCACTTTACATGTATAGTGGCGGGTTCTATGCATACTCCATATTTGCGCTAATATTTTGGGAGACAAGACGCTCTGACTTTGGAGTTTCGATGAGTCATCATGTTGCCACTGCGATTCTTATCGCCTTTTCCTATATATCCAG GTTTGCACGTGTCGGTTCAGTAGTTTTAGCCCTTCATGATGCCAGTGATATATTCCTCGAAATCGGAAAGATGTCCAAATACAGTGGTGCTGAAGCTCTTGCTAGCTTTTCATTTATTCTTTTTGTTTTATCCTGGATTGTACTTCGCCTCACATACTTCCCGTTCTGGGTTCTTTGGAGTACCAG TTATGAAGTTCTCCAGACTTTGGATAAGGAGAAACACAAAGTGGATGGACCAATCTATTATTATATCTTCAATTCTCTTCTATTTTGCTTGATGGTTCTTCATATATATTGGTGGGTGTTGATATACCGGATGCTTGTTAAACAAATACAAGCAAGGGGCCAACTGAGTGAGGACGTTCGTTCTG ATTCTGAAGATGAACATGAAGATTGA